One part of the Arthrobacter tumbae genome encodes these proteins:
- the dapC gene encoding succinyldiaminopimelate transaminase, with protein MTPNRAFGLDLPDYPWDAMAPYVEEARQHPDGAVNLSIGTPVDPTPEVVQRALRDASNAPGYPTTHGTIELREAISEWYRRRRSVAGLDPENILPTVGSKELVAWLPTLLGLGAGDVVVRPTVAYPTYDMGAHFAGATPVAADSLADLDPGTRARVRLVWINSPSNPTGAVQDVEALRAMVDAARELGAMVASDECYAELGWGAWDPALGGNPVPSILDERVSGGSSDLLLSVYSLSKQSNLAGYRAAFVAGDSAVLPNLINSRKHAGMIVPFPVQEAMRAALADDAHVAAQKDLYRARRSRLVPALEAFGLTIHSSDAGLYLWATAGEDTWLTVKRFAELGIIVGPGTFYGDAGNGFIRVALTGSDERVAAAAARLGA; from the coding sequence GTGACACCCAACCGGGCCTTCGGGCTCGACCTTCCCGACTATCCCTGGGATGCCATGGCACCCTATGTCGAGGAAGCGCGGCAACATCCCGACGGGGCGGTCAACCTCTCGATCGGAACCCCCGTGGACCCCACGCCGGAGGTCGTCCAGCGCGCGCTCCGCGACGCATCGAATGCCCCCGGATATCCCACCACTCACGGCACCATCGAGCTGAGGGAAGCAATCAGCGAGTGGTACCGCCGCCGTCGTTCTGTTGCCGGTCTCGATCCGGAGAATATTCTGCCAACGGTGGGCTCAAAGGAGCTGGTCGCGTGGCTGCCCACCCTGCTGGGGCTGGGAGCCGGGGATGTCGTCGTGCGCCCCACGGTTGCCTACCCCACCTATGACATGGGAGCCCATTTCGCCGGTGCAACACCGGTGGCCGCGGACTCCCTGGCCGACTTGGATCCCGGCACACGGGCACGGGTACGGCTGGTCTGGATCAATTCGCCGTCGAACCCCACCGGCGCGGTCCAGGACGTCGAAGCGCTGCGAGCGATGGTCGACGCCGCCCGCGAACTGGGTGCCATGGTTGCCTCCGACGAGTGCTACGCCGAGCTGGGCTGGGGGGCCTGGGACCCCGCCCTGGGCGGGAACCCGGTACCCAGCATCCTCGATGAGCGGGTGAGCGGTGGGTCCTCGGACCTGCTGCTGTCCGTCTATTCATTGAGCAAGCAGTCCAACCTCGCCGGTTACCGGGCCGCGTTCGTGGCCGGTGACAGCGCGGTGCTGCCCAATCTCATCAATTCGCGGAAGCACGCGGGAATGATCGTGCCGTTTCCGGTCCAGGAAGCCATGCGCGCAGCGCTTGCGGATGACGCGCATGTCGCGGCGCAAAAAGACCTGTACCGGGCGCGGCGCAGCCGGCTGGTGCCGGCCCTCGAGGCCTTCGGGCTGACCATCCACTCGTCCGACGCCGGCCTTTACCTGTGGGCCACTGCGGGGGAGGACACCTGGCTGACGGTGAAGAGATTCGCGGAGCTCGGGATCATCGTTGGTCCCGGTACGTTCTACGGTGATGCCGGGAACGGGTTCATCCGGGTGGCGCT
- the fdxA gene encoding ferredoxin, whose product MTYVIAQPCVDVKDKACIEECPVDCIYEGERSLYIHPDECVDCGACEPVCPVEAIYYEDDTPDEWAEYYKANVEFFDDLGSPGGAAKLGNTGKDHPIIAALPPQNQEA is encoded by the coding sequence GTGACCTACGTAATCGCACAGCCGTGCGTGGATGTGAAAGACAAGGCCTGCATTGAGGAATGCCCGGTTGATTGCATCTATGAAGGTGAACGCTCGCTGTACATCCACCCGGATGAGTGCGTGGACTGCGGTGCATGCGAGCCGGTCTGCCCGGTCGAGGCTATCTACTACGAGGATGACACCCCCGACGAGTGGGCGGAATACTACAAGGCCAATGTCGAGTTCTTCGACGACCTCGGGTCCCCGGGCGGCGCCGCAAAGCTCGGCAACACAGGGAAGGATCACCCCATAATCGCCGCCCTGCCGCCGCAGAACCAGGAAGCGTGA
- a CDS encoding putative acetyltransferase, translating into MSSPAAHLLTSLPLGTRVVVRYRIEGGLTDALGDLASRDAVSCTIAGRRGDVVVPLDAVTAAKPVPPPPPRRGPGTVTAR; encoded by the coding sequence ATGTCCAGCCCAGCCGCACACCTGCTGACTTCCCTGCCGTTGGGAACCCGTGTGGTGGTCCGGTATCGGATCGAAGGAGGCCTCACCGATGCCCTCGGCGATCTGGCCTCGCGGGATGCGGTGTCCTGCACCATCGCAGGAAGGCGCGGGGACGTCGTCGTTCCGCTGGATGCTGTGACGGCGGCCAAGCCGGTCCCTCCTCCACCTCCACGGCGCGGTCCGGGAACCGTTACAGCCAGGTGA
- a CDS encoding ArsR/SmtB family transcription factor, whose protein sequence is METDEDVQARGRALSSPVRLRILRLCLHKARTNKEIAEVLDLNPATALHHVRTLLATEFLKAEEPRTGNRGAKEIPYRATGLSWGSRMPNAAPVLVETFLQEIDGLGPSEIDVWRLGVRLNDANRAEMMEKIRHVFEEYARRESDEDGTATSIMLAHHIDRTAD, encoded by the coding sequence ATGGAAACAGATGAGGACGTCCAGGCGCGCGGCAGGGCGTTGAGCTCCCCCGTTCGGCTCAGGATCCTCCGGCTGTGCCTGCACAAGGCACGCACCAACAAGGAAATCGCCGAGGTGCTGGATCTCAACCCTGCCACGGCGCTGCACCATGTGCGGACGCTGCTAGCCACAGAGTTCCTGAAGGCCGAGGAACCACGCACCGGCAACCGTGGCGCAAAGGAAATCCCCTACCGCGCAACCGGGCTGTCCTGGGGAAGCCGCATGCCCAATGCAGCACCCGTACTCGTCGAGACGTTCCTGCAGGAGATCGACGGGCTGGGCCCCTCGGAGATTGACGTATGGCGTCTTGGAGTGCGGCTCAATGACGCAAATCGCGCCGAGATGATGGAGAAGATCCGCCACGTATTCGAGGAATACGCCCGCCGTGAATCCGACGAGGATGGCACCGCGACCTCGATCATGTTGGCCCACCACATAGACCGCACGGCGGACTGA
- the typA gene encoding translational GTPase TypA, with product MSVSTSNTAIRSDLRNVAIVAHVDHGKTTLVDAMLRQTNSFAAHNHLEDRVMDSGDLEREKGITILAKNTTVFYDGPSAEGETITINVIDTPGHADFGGEVERGLSMVDGVVLLVDASEGPLPQTRFVLRKALAAKLPVVLLVNKTDRPDSRIDEVVSESMDLLLGLASDLADEVPDLDLDLVLNVPVVYAAARAGAASLEQPADGTVPENDNLEPLFKTIIDHIPAPRYNPDGVLQAHVTNLDASPFLGRLALLRIFNGTLRKGQQVAWARQNGELKTVKITELLATKALDRVPTESAGPGEIVAVAGIEDITIGETLTDVNNPQPLPLITVDDPAISVTIGINTSPLAGKVKGAKVTARQVKDRLDKELIGNVSLNVLPTARPDAWEVQGRGELALAILVEQMRREGFELTVGKPQVVTRTVDGKIHEPMEHMTIDVPEEYLGGVTQLMAARKGRMTNMSNHGTGWVRMEFIVPARGLIGFRTKFLTDTRGAGIASSYSEGYEPWAGDIEYRTNGSMIADRAGVVTPFAMINLQERGSFFVQPTSEVYQGMIVGENSRADDMDVNITKEKKLTNMRAASSDTFENLTPPRNLTLEESLEFAREDECVEVTPESIRIRKVVLDPNERLRAARSRARA from the coding sequence ATGTCTGTATCCACGAGCAACACTGCAATCCGCAGTGACCTTCGCAACGTTGCCATCGTGGCGCACGTAGACCATGGCAAGACGACGCTCGTTGACGCGATGCTGAGGCAGACCAATTCCTTCGCCGCCCACAACCACCTCGAGGACCGGGTCATGGACTCAGGGGACCTGGAGCGCGAAAAGGGCATCACCATCCTCGCCAAGAACACCACTGTGTTCTATGACGGACCGTCGGCCGAGGGCGAAACGATCACCATCAACGTGATTGACACGCCCGGGCACGCCGACTTCGGTGGCGAGGTGGAGCGCGGATTGTCAATGGTCGACGGCGTGGTCCTCCTCGTTGATGCGTCCGAAGGCCCGCTTCCGCAGACCCGCTTTGTGCTGCGCAAGGCGCTTGCCGCGAAGCTGCCGGTTGTCCTGCTGGTCAACAAGACCGACCGCCCGGACTCCCGTATCGACGAGGTCGTCAGCGAGTCCATGGATCTGCTGCTCGGCCTGGCTTCGGACCTCGCCGACGAAGTCCCCGATCTCGATCTGGACCTCGTGCTCAATGTTCCGGTGGTCTACGCCGCGGCGCGCGCTGGAGCCGCGTCCCTGGAGCAGCCGGCAGACGGAACCGTCCCGGAGAATGACAATCTTGAGCCGCTCTTCAAGACCATCATCGACCACATTCCCGCTCCCCGGTACAACCCGGACGGCGTCCTCCAGGCCCACGTCACCAACCTGGACGCCTCGCCGTTCCTCGGCCGCCTCGCGCTGCTCCGTATCTTCAACGGAACGCTCCGCAAGGGCCAGCAGGTAGCCTGGGCCCGCCAGAACGGTGAACTGAAGACCGTCAAGATCACCGAGCTGCTCGCCACCAAGGCGCTCGACCGCGTACCCACCGAATCCGCAGGACCGGGCGAGATCGTTGCTGTTGCCGGCATCGAGGACATCACCATCGGTGAGACCCTCACCGACGTCAACAACCCGCAGCCGCTTCCGCTGATCACCGTGGATGATCCGGCCATTTCCGTCACCATCGGTATCAACACCTCCCCGCTGGCCGGAAAGGTGAAGGGCGCGAAGGTCACCGCGCGCCAGGTGAAGGACAGGCTTGATAAGGAACTGATCGGCAACGTATCGCTGAACGTTCTGCCCACGGCCCGCCCGGATGCCTGGGAAGTCCAGGGCCGTGGCGAGCTCGCGCTGGCCATCCTCGTGGAGCAGATGCGCCGGGAAGGTTTTGAGCTCACCGTCGGCAAGCCGCAGGTAGTCACCCGGACCGTCGACGGCAAGATCCATGAGCCCATGGAGCACATGACCATCGACGTGCCCGAAGAGTACCTCGGCGGCGTCACCCAGTTGATGGCGGCACGCAAGGGCCGGATGACCAACATGTCCAACCACGGCACCGGTTGGGTCCGGATGGAATTCATCGTTCCCGCCCGGGGGCTCATCGGTTTCCGTACCAAGTTCCTGACGGACACGCGCGGTGCCGGAATCGCTTCCTCCTACTCCGAGGGCTACGAGCCGTGGGCAGGGGACATCGAGTACCGCACCAACGGATCAATGATCGCGGATCGCGCCGGGGTGGTCACCCCGTTCGCCATGATCAACCTGCAGGAACGCGGTTCCTTCTTTGTGCAGCCGACCTCAGAGGTGTACCAGGGCATGATCGTTGGCGAGAACTCGCGCGCCGATGACATGGACGTGAACATCACCAAGGAAAAGAAGCTCACCAATATGCGTGCCGCCTCCTCCGACACCTTCGAGAACCTGACGCCGCCCCGGAACCTCACCCTTGAGGAATCACTTGAATTCGCCCGTGAGGACGAGTGCGTCGAGGTGACCCCGGAGTCGATCCGCATCCGCAAGGTCGTTCTCGATCCTAACGAGCGCCTGCGCGCAGCGCGTTCACGCGCCCGCGCCTAG
- a CDS encoding ABC transporter ATP-binding protein — MTHDIIDGNGSNGSPESARGPVLEVRNLSVDFGVEKEWVPAAIDLNYHVNAGEVLAIVGESGSGKSASSMALLGLLPSNSRVTGEVMLNGRSILNLSPGKMREVRGNDVAVIFQEPMTALNPVYTVGFQIVETLRLHNAISPDEARERALKLLDMVELPDPEKAFRSYPHQLSGGQRQRAMIAQSLSCDPKLLIADEPTTALDVTVQAEILDLMRNLRNKLDSAIVLITHDMGVVADLADRIAVMRRGVIVESGTAEKIFSRPEHPYTQDLLSAVPHLGQGAEGGGDDVDITAALAAATKSELAGVDPEELQRRERAVLQGLQEEIQAERESRGEAVLDLVNVAIEYPKQGRVPAFRAVENATLSIRPGEVMGLVGESGSGKTTIGRAAVGLLPVSEGALRVVGTDISGLKPTSRELGAVRRNVGMVFQDPSSSLNPRLPIGESIGEPMFLAGEAKGGALQKRIETLLDQVELPRSYRNRYPHELSGGQKQRVGIARALSLKPKLMVADEPTSALDVSVQAKVLELFQNLQKEMGFACLFVTHDLAVVDVLADHICVMRRGRIVEQGTRDQILRNPQDPYTQRLLAAVPLPDPEKQRERRELRARLLASAE, encoded by the coding sequence ATGACCCACGACATCATTGACGGCAACGGGAGCAATGGATCACCAGAATCCGCTCGCGGACCGGTGCTCGAAGTTCGCAACCTCAGCGTCGACTTCGGGGTGGAGAAGGAATGGGTCCCAGCGGCCATTGACTTGAATTACCACGTGAACGCCGGTGAGGTACTGGCCATCGTCGGCGAGTCCGGTTCCGGCAAGAGCGCAAGCTCGATGGCACTCCTCGGGCTCCTACCCAGCAACAGCCGTGTCACCGGAGAGGTGATGCTGAACGGCAGGTCCATCCTCAATCTCTCTCCTGGAAAGATGCGCGAGGTTCGCGGCAACGACGTCGCGGTCATCTTCCAGGAACCGATGACGGCGCTGAACCCCGTGTACACAGTCGGGTTCCAGATCGTGGAGACGCTCCGCCTGCACAACGCAATTTCACCGGACGAGGCGAGGGAGCGAGCCCTCAAGCTGCTGGACATGGTGGAACTTCCGGACCCGGAGAAAGCCTTCCGTTCCTACCCGCACCAACTCTCGGGCGGGCAGCGGCAGCGTGCCATGATCGCACAGTCCCTCTCCTGTGACCCCAAGCTCCTCATCGCAGATGAGCCCACCACCGCACTCGACGTGACCGTCCAGGCCGAAATCCTCGACCTGATGCGTAACCTCCGCAACAAGCTGGACAGCGCCATCGTGCTCATCACCCACGACATGGGCGTGGTGGCGGACCTTGCGGACCGCATCGCCGTCATGCGTCGGGGTGTCATCGTGGAATCCGGCACGGCAGAAAAGATCTTCAGCCGGCCGGAACATCCCTACACGCAGGACCTACTGTCTGCGGTGCCGCACCTGGGCCAGGGAGCAGAGGGCGGCGGTGACGACGTCGACATCACTGCTGCCCTTGCGGCTGCGACCAAGTCGGAGCTGGCGGGTGTGGACCCGGAAGAGCTTCAGCGGCGGGAACGCGCTGTCCTTCAGGGACTTCAGGAGGAGATTCAGGCTGAGAGGGAGAGCAGGGGAGAAGCAGTACTCGACCTCGTGAATGTGGCCATCGAGTACCCCAAGCAGGGACGGGTTCCGGCATTCAGGGCAGTCGAGAACGCAACCTTGAGTATTCGCCCCGGCGAAGTCATGGGGCTGGTGGGGGAGTCCGGATCGGGCAAGACCACCATCGGACGCGCCGCTGTCGGGCTCCTTCCAGTGTCCGAAGGAGCGCTCCGGGTCGTTGGCACAGACATTTCCGGCCTCAAGCCCACCTCCCGGGAACTCGGTGCGGTACGGCGCAACGTCGGCATGGTTTTCCAGGATCCGTCCTCGTCGCTGAACCCCCGGCTTCCCATCGGCGAGAGCATCGGCGAACCGATGTTCCTCGCCGGAGAAGCCAAGGGCGGCGCGCTGCAAAAGCGGATCGAAACGTTGCTCGACCAGGTTGAGCTTCCCCGCTCCTACCGCAACCGTTACCCGCACGAGCTCTCAGGCGGACAGAAGCAGCGCGTCGGCATTGCCCGCGCGCTGTCGCTGAAGCCCAAGCTCATGGTTGCTGACGAGCCCACGTCCGCGCTGGACGTGTCCGTCCAGGCCAAGGTGCTTGAGCTGTTCCAGAACCTGCAGAAGGAAATGGGCTTTGCCTGCCTGTTCGTCACCCACGACCTCGCCGTGGTCGACGTTCTCGCCGACCACATCTGTGTGATGCGGCGCGGCAGAATCGTCGAGCAGGGCACCCGCGACCAGATTCTGCGTAATCCCCAGGATCCTTACACCCAGCGGCTCCTGGCGGCTGTCCCGTTGCCTGATCCGGAGAAGCAGCGCGAGCGTCGTGAACTGCGCGCCCGGCTTCTGGCCTCGGCCGAGTAA
- a CDS encoding PH domain-containing protein, protein MNSPAGPTQTTVFRPRSSRWILAIAGVIVAVGLLASVVTSGPQALVTAAPLLAAAALAWWLFWFPAVVVGPGGVQLRNPVQTVDVPWAGLIHVDTKYALKLVTPNGSYSAWAAPAPGVRGTHAGKPEHMQNLPGTSYGAGGSVRPGDLSNTDSGLAALLVRSEWERQVNSGLIDVDATEAARVERRINWRPLCVVVGLLLLSVLTFLLQ, encoded by the coding sequence ATGAACTCGCCTGCAGGTCCCACTCAAACCACTGTTTTCCGTCCCCGCAGCAGCCGTTGGATACTCGCGATTGCGGGCGTCATTGTGGCCGTTGGTCTGTTGGCCTCCGTCGTGACGTCCGGACCGCAGGCGCTGGTTACGGCCGCGCCGCTGCTGGCGGCAGCGGCCCTTGCATGGTGGCTGTTCTGGTTTCCGGCGGTGGTTGTCGGGCCCGGCGGAGTCCAACTGCGCAATCCTGTCCAGACCGTGGATGTTCCCTGGGCCGGCCTGATTCACGTGGACACCAAGTACGCGCTGAAGTTGGTCACACCGAACGGTAGCTATAGTGCGTGGGCCGCCCCCGCTCCCGGAGTGCGCGGAACCCATGCGGGCAAACCCGAGCACATGCAGAACCTTCCGGGCACGAGTTACGGAGCGGGTGGAAGCGTCCGGCCCGGGGACCTGAGCAACACTGACTCCGGTCTCGCCGCGCTGCTGGTGCGGTCCGAATGGGAACGACAGGTGAACAGCGGACTGATCGACGTCGACGCCACCGAAGCGGCCAGGGTGGAGCGCCGGATCAACTGGCGACCGCTTTGCGTGGTCGTCGGGCTGCTGCTGCTGAGCGTGCTTACTTTCTTGCTGCAGTGA
- a CDS encoding ABC transporter permease has protein sequence MSTRIGEKKNKVNVGGETKGLSQGQIVRKRFLGHTAAVVSMVVFIAVVLLAFTSIGYAGIPGWWKWDYVETPTLATPNGAPTWTLPFNFGDHPFGQDRVGRDLFAMTMRGAQLSLIIMFIIGTIGGIIGVVVGGVSGYFRGWVEAVLMRLTDVIIIIPLLILAAVLGTVGSELSGRGTFFDAIFGGSAGIILLGVFIGLVIWTGLARLVRGEFLSLREREFVDAARIAGASNSRIIFKHILPNAVGVIIVNTTLVMASAILLESGLSFLGLGVQPPDISLGNLISQNQAAFATRPWLFWWPGLFIVIICLSINFIGDGLRDAFDPRQKKFNAKKAAEPKKPA, from the coding sequence ATGAGCACACGAATCGGCGAAAAAAAGAACAAAGTGAACGTGGGCGGCGAGACAAAGGGTCTCAGCCAGGGACAAATCGTTCGTAAGCGTTTCCTCGGCCACACGGCAGCTGTAGTCAGCATGGTGGTGTTCATTGCAGTAGTACTGCTGGCTTTCACATCCATCGGCTATGCAGGCATACCGGGGTGGTGGAAATGGGACTATGTCGAAACACCAACGTTGGCCACTCCCAATGGCGCTCCGACCTGGACTCTTCCGTTCAACTTCGGAGACCATCCCTTCGGGCAGGACCGGGTTGGCAGAGATCTCTTCGCGATGACCATGCGCGGGGCGCAGCTCTCCCTGATCATCATGTTCATCATCGGTACTATCGGAGGCATCATCGGCGTCGTCGTCGGCGGGGTATCGGGTTACTTCCGCGGATGGGTAGAAGCGGTGTTGATGCGCCTCACCGATGTCATCATCATCATCCCGTTGCTCATTCTTGCCGCAGTTCTTGGCACCGTGGGCTCCGAACTATCCGGACGAGGAACTTTCTTCGACGCGATATTTGGCGGAAGCGCCGGAATCATACTGCTCGGTGTCTTCATCGGGCTGGTCATCTGGACCGGCCTCGCAAGGCTTGTCCGCGGTGAGTTCCTCTCCCTCCGTGAGCGAGAGTTTGTAGACGCCGCAAGAATTGCGGGGGCGTCGAACTCGCGGATCATCTTCAAACACATTCTTCCGAATGCCGTGGGAGTGATCATTGTGAACACCACCCTGGTCATGGCCTCCGCAATCCTCCTGGAATCCGGGCTTTCGTTCCTTGGGCTCGGCGTGCAGCCACCGGATATCTCGCTCGGGAATCTCATCAGTCAAAATCAGGCCGCATTTGCTACGCGCCCTTGGCTCTTCTGGTGGCCGGGTCTGTTTATCGTGATCATCTGTTTGTCGATCAACTTCATCGGCGACGGGTTACGCGATGCGTTCGACCCCCGGCAGAAGAAGTTCAACGCCAAGAAGGCTGCAGAACCAAAGAAGCCGGCCTGA
- a CDS encoding ABC transporter permease: MLTYIVRRLIVAVLILLGASFLVYILTAVSGDPLGDLRESNAPNREQLIAFRIDLLNLDVPPILRYFEWLGGAAGCLVPFAATCDLGNAINGAEVTVLLERAMGQTILLVTAATILAILIGITLGVITALRQYSGLDYGVTFMAFLFFSLPIFWVAVLLKEYGAISFNNFLREPDISLFALVVCGLLSAFLFYLVSVGNLKKRLLAALIGFVFAVALLWTLDTLGWFLTPAFGPVVIAIIGIGLAYGVTLLTAGLKNRRALYSALTVVGIGMVAYFAVQPLLDRATGLMILLLAVATVLVGAVVGYFMGGYDRRQNMTAAGLTAFLMGFFILLDRFMQSWPDYFDNSRIRGRPIATIGSATPNIQGDFWIIGLDTFTHLLLPTIALMLISLAGYSRYSRASMLEIMNQDYIRTARAKGLGERTVVMRHAFRNALIPLATLVAFDIGGLIGGAIITEQVFAFSGMGQLFVQALRDVDLNPVMGVFLITGILALVFNLVADLVYSVLDPRVRVKA; this comes from the coding sequence ATGCTGACGTATATCGTTCGGCGGCTGATCGTCGCTGTACTCATACTTCTTGGCGCTTCTTTCCTGGTCTATATTCTGACGGCGGTGTCAGGCGATCCCCTCGGAGACCTTCGTGAGAGTAACGCGCCCAATAGGGAACAACTCATAGCGTTTCGCATAGATCTGCTGAACCTGGATGTTCCACCCATACTCCGATACTTCGAGTGGCTCGGTGGAGCGGCTGGGTGCCTCGTCCCCTTCGCCGCAACCTGCGATCTCGGCAACGCCATCAACGGCGCAGAGGTGACCGTTCTTCTTGAGAGGGCCATGGGTCAGACGATCCTTCTGGTCACCGCGGCAACGATTCTGGCGATCCTGATCGGCATCACCCTCGGGGTCATTACTGCGCTTCGCCAATACAGCGGACTCGACTATGGCGTCACTTTCATGGCGTTCCTCTTTTTCTCACTGCCCATCTTCTGGGTGGCGGTTCTGCTCAAGGAGTATGGGGCGATCAGCTTCAACAACTTCCTTCGAGAACCTGATATTTCGCTATTTGCCTTGGTTGTTTGCGGGCTACTCAGTGCGTTCCTCTTCTATCTGGTGTCCGTCGGCAACTTGAAGAAGCGCCTCCTTGCTGCCCTGATCGGATTTGTATTCGCGGTTGCGCTGTTGTGGACATTGGACACACTGGGCTGGTTCCTGACACCCGCGTTTGGGCCAGTCGTTATTGCAATTATTGGCATCGGGCTGGCGTATGGCGTCACTCTCCTCACCGCAGGCCTGAAGAACCGCAGGGCTTTGTACAGCGCGCTCACCGTAGTAGGAATCGGCATGGTGGCGTACTTCGCAGTTCAGCCGCTTCTGGACCGGGCCACCGGCCTCATGATTCTGCTACTCGCAGTAGCGACAGTGCTCGTTGGAGCGGTCGTGGGTTATTTCATGGGCGGATACGACCGTCGGCAGAATATGACGGCCGCCGGGCTGACAGCGTTCCTCATGGGATTCTTCATTCTGCTGGACCGCTTCATGCAGTCGTGGCCGGACTACTTCGACAACAGCCGAATCCGGGGCCGGCCGATTGCCACTATTGGTTCAGCAACGCCCAACATCCAAGGTGATTTTTGGATCATAGGACTCGACACCTTCACTCATCTCCTTCTTCCGACAATCGCCTTGATGCTCATTTCACTTGCGGGCTACAGCCGGTACTCTCGTGCGTCAATGCTCGAAATCATGAATCAGGACTACATCCGCACCGCCCGCGCCAAAGGTTTGGGTGAACGGACCGTCGTCATGCGCCATGCATTCCGCAATGCCCTGATTCCACTGGCTACCCTCGTTGCCTTCGATATCGGTGGGTTGATTGGCGGGGCAATCATCACGGAACAGGTTTTCGCATTCAGCGGCATGGGCCAACTGTTTGTACAGGCGCTGCGCGATGTCGACCTCAACCCGGTCATGGGTGTATTCCTGATAACAGGCATACTTGCCCTGGTCTTCAACCTGGTGGCTGACCTTGTTTATTCGGTCCTTGATCCGCGCGTAAGGGTGAAAGCATGA